In a genomic window of Salmo trutta chromosome 32, fSalTru1.1, whole genome shotgun sequence:
- the LOC115171663 gene encoding sterile alpha motif domain-containing protein 9-like, producing the protein MAEEPDELPVEKWTDSNVSSWLRTIGVKEQYIKKLYEEEVDGRILLVLTEDYLRKEIGMKSGPALLIIRKRNELVDTKQRTQGKEKPQSSNNSEKGSKKKQGSAPQTDQGLSEEEKQTHQGQSVEDNVLTTKRDCKPRPFGKEGIDFTYVKHSVLQPESGVFDLISPCHEYKSLDNAAKLDRTRLQAKFAKEVLKFGSGCMNIRSNGTIHFGVMDSRDDTGYVHGEIIGIPVSEKDRYVDALDHIEKSFSRSDSEHVRQCIRPPRFIEVMDIYSTEQRYVVEVDIVPTISIVKNRVYSVRLPNFKESSNKIEHEKETIYRRVGSKTEPVSDQNDFYQRVRDRDAQREEAEHCRYVNTPDICQDLGRKLTMLITSGKKFIEKEKWYILVTNKFKPDDLSSIDFLLNMNIFCVFDFDTDSKLSGLCSKYIEHHAANTHFMQNYKIPSGMSIGEFVSHLHLFEQTSWIFCNGRSDYKGNENPCDEMTWIKTKITLLRESVSLICKQILPKGAFLVVFLLTSPVEKPLLHTFYEFFTDMEGHEDIVCISESEDNYQKWQSFAEGSCGTETVNRSSVVGMKMSHVDATLQRIQPVTSRDTKHLPIYLKGQCLLETRDEERMYSLEILSVNHCDETSDDYIKAEKENIERQFYHGGRVTWLNFWLAEKKFVGEVIKRDAYRDVSELLTDTMKWGVDRPVNSINIYHHPGSGGSTVGRQVLWNKRTDLRCAVVKPSYSAATVSEHAVQLREYEEKDSEKCLPVLLLIEDCDKEYLDELRNELEFAINTKKIKQGTPCFILLSCRRSHNPEKMCKDSPLQNVAVTHKLSKEEKRQFAGKRQKLEEQYQPEFILTFVLMSEEFEHQKIVEYVAQFVKHLLQDIDHEAVVTRLIRYVSLLNTYVQDSFISQSHCEALLAFTIHMDRFRQHAFERSLSEQAKLVFIHLRDDKTHIKSVRIIHPLVAKEILQQLLGDQKQQSGLAMDLLHEDVLFEHRFGKEDYGKFLRALFMRRCRVSKGDESNSFFSPLIEHVSEKETPDKAIELLKEAYKRFNKDAFFAQQLARLNYSHEKFEEAKDWAEIAAKQMPNNSYILDTKGQVYRRWFNAKCKAIEKVPKTAENTADAVETALKAMECFRECEKSAISDLETMNNSGFFAAVEVGCSLLKLIFSLRVFSSKAYGHSECMKYLLTDYIPEAVKKPWENFHITLKGLQMTLHEALEWISEDLSYFQTDISADEEETIESSEMKISHPMTWLVRKSSEYGKYFSDACPSIAPKLCQSNPGSLTPFMKRMIIYRLGGGNITSIFSLLTDQKERDQVKVLENIISLYPSNPLMARLDQMDLVNYIAAHIALSCLTTQSPKLAALKDLQKLSQQFPTEKRKCLSSALFLLILLFWPEDHDTDPEKETKYNIVLSAVEYLKRSYWTKMKDIPQRKKRIYTHFFLSNGSGWDKIVHKSKVEMITKVLSISEKRMKWFSGEVWKMPEMAKLLRTVSGWTEDGIVYLEGPKEKKFPIPHLKAASVPYGNENITFYLGFTFRGPVAYNVTVKK; encoded by the exons ATGG CAGAGGAACCTGATGAACTGCCTGTTGAAAAATGGACTGACTCCAACGTGAGCTCCTGGTTAAGAACTATTGGAGTGAAGGAGCAATACATCAAGAAACTTTATGAGGAAGAGGTAGATGGGAGAATTCTCCTTGTACTGACTGAGGACTATCTGAGAAAAGAGATTGGAATGAAATCAGGACCAGCTCTGTTGATCATCAGAAAGAGAAATGAGCTTGTAGACACCAAACAGAGAACTCAGGGCAAGGAAAAGCCTCAAAGTAGCAACAATAGTGAAAAGGGAAGTAAAAAGAAGCAGGGATCAGCTCCCCAGACAGATCAAGGTCTTTCAGAGGAAGAGAAACAAACTCATCAAGGACAATCTGTTGAGGACAATGTGTTAACCACAAAGAGAGACTGCAAGCCACGGCCATTTGGCAAAGAAGGCATTGATTTCACATATGTCAAACATAGTGTTCTGCAACCTGAATCTGGTGTATTTGATCTGATATCTCCCTGTCATGAATACAAGTCACTTGACAATGCCGCCAAATTGGACCGCACAAGACTACAGGCAAAATTTGCCAAAGAGGTTCTCAAATTCGGTAGTGGCTGCATGAATATCAGATCAAATGGCACAATACACTTTGGTGTGATGGACAGTAGGGATGATACAGGCTATGTGCATGGTGAGATAATCGGTATTCCGGTTTCTGAGAAAGATAGATATGTTGACGCGTTGGATCACATTGAGAAGAGTTTCTCTCGCTCTGACAGCGAGCATGTGCGACAGTGTATTCGCCCACCTCGGTTTATAGAGGTCATGGACATATATAGCACAGAACAAAGATACGTGGTGGAGGTTGATATTGTTCCCACCATAAGCATTGTTAAGAACCGAGTGTACTCTGTTCGCCTGCCGAACTTCAAAGAGTCCTCTAACAAGATTGAGCATGAAAAGGAAACAATCTATCGCAGGGTAGGATCAAAAACCGAGCCAGTGAGTGATCAAAATGACTTCTACCAGCgagtcagagacagagatgcCCAAAGAGAAGAGGCTGAGCATTGTCGATATGTTAACACCCCGGACATCTGCCAAGACCTTGGAAGGAAACTCACCATGCTGATAACCAGTGGCAAGAAATTCATTGAAAAGGAGAAATGGTACATTCTTGTCACTAACAAGTTCAAACCAGATGATTTGAGCAGCATTGACTTCTTGCTCAACATGAACATTTTCTGTGTGTTCGACTTTGACACAGATTCCAAGCTGTCAGGACTGTGCAGTAAATATATTGAGCACCATGCTGCAAATACGCATTTCATGCAGAACTACAAAATACCAAGTGGTATGAGCATTGGCGAATTTGTGAGCCATTTGCATTTGTTTGAGCAAACCAGCTGGATATTTTGCAATGGACGAAGCGATTACAAAGGGAATGAAAACCCCTGTGATGAGATGACATGGATCAAAACAAAAATTACACTCCTGAGGGAATCTGTTTCATTGATCTGCAAACAGATCTTGCCAAAAGGAGCATTCCTGGTGGTCTTCCTTCTCACATCCCCAGTTGAGAAACCACTTTTGCACACCTTCTATGAGTTCTTCACAGATATGGAAGGTCATGAAGACATTGTTTGCATCTCAGAATCTGAGGATAACTATCAGAAATGGCAAAGTTTTGCAGAGGGTTCATGTGGAACAGAAACTGTGAACCGTTCCAGTGTTGTTGGGatgaaaatgagccatgttgaTGCGACACTGCAGCGAATCCAACCTGTAACATCTCGAGACACCAAACACTTGCCTATCTACCTGAAAGGACAGTGCCTTCTTGAAACTCGTGATGAGGAAAGGATGTATTCCTTGGAAATTCTGAGTGTCAATCATTGTGATGAAACAAGTGACGATTACATCAAAGCAGAAAAAGAAAACATTGAAAGACAGTTTTACCACGGGGGAAGAGTGACCTGGTTGAATTTCTGGCTTGCAGAGAAGAAGTTTGTTGGTGAAGTGATTAAAAGGGATGCATACAGGGATGTCTCCGAACTTCTCACTGACACTATGAAATGGGGTGTAGACAGACCTGTGAACAGTATCAACATCTACCATCACCCAGGAAGCGGTGGAAGCACAGTGGGAAGGCAAGTGTTATGGAACAAGAGGACAGACCTAAGATGTGCTGTTGTGAAGCCGTCTTACTCCGCAGCCACTGTATCTGAACATGCTGTTCAACTCCGAGAGTATGAGGAAAAAGATTCTGAGAAATGTCTCCCAGTGCTCCTGCTGATTGAGGACTGTGACAAAGAATACCTTGATGAGCTGAGGAATGAATTAGAGTTTGCCATCAACACTAAGAAAATCAAACAAGGAACACCGTGCTTCATTCTGTTGAGCTGCAGACGATCACATAACCCAGAGAAGATGTGCAAAGACTCACCATTGCAGAATGTAGCTGTCACTCACAAACTATCAAAAGAAGAGAAGAGACAGTTTGCTGGGAAACGGCAGAAGCTTGAAGAACAGTACCAGCCAGAATTCATTTTGACATTCGTCTTGATGAGTGAAGAATTTGAACACCAGAAGATTGTTGAGTATGTTGCGCAATTTGTGAAACATTTGCTCCAAGATATTGATCATGAAGCAGTTGTCACTCGGCTCATTCGGTATGTGTCACTGCTCAACACTTATGTTCAGGACTCATTCATTTCCCAGTCCCATTGCGAAGCTCTGCTAGCATTCACCATTCATATGGATCGATTCCGCCAGCATGCTTTTGAGAGATCACTGAGTGAGCAGGCGAAACTTGTCTTTATACATCTGAGAGATGACAAGACGCACATTAAATCAGTTCGAATCATTCATCCACTTGTTGCAAAGGAAATCCTTCAGCAGCTCCTTGGTGACCAAAAGCAGCAAAGTGGGTTGGCCATGGATCTTCTCCATGAGGATGTGCTTTTTGAGCACAGATTTGGAAAAGAAGATTATGGTAAGTTTTTGCGAGCCCTGTTCATGAGACGTTGCAGAGTAAGTAAAGGTGATGAATCAAACagctttttctctcctctcattgAACATGTGAGTGAAAAGGAAACCCCTGACAAGGCAATCGAGCTCctcaaggaggcatacaaacgcTTCAACAAAGATGCATTCTTTGCTCAGCAACTTGCTCGCCTGAATTACTCCCATGAGAAGTTTGAAGAGGCAAAGGATTGGGCAGAGATAGCAGCAAAACAAATGCCTAACAACTCTTACATTCTTGACACGAAAGGccaggtatacagaagatggttcAACGCCAAGTGTAAAGCAATTGAGAAAGTACCAAAAACGGCAGAAAATACAGCAGATGCTGTTGAAACTGCGCTGAAAGCAATGGAGTGTTTCAGAGAATGTGAGAAATCTGCTATCTCGGACCTTGAAACCATGAACAACAGTGGCTTTTTTGCTGCAGTTGAAGTTGGCTGCAGTCTGTTGAAGCTCATATTCTCATTGCGTGTTTTCTCAAGCAAAGCGTATGGCCATTCAGAATGTATGAAGTACCTTCTCACTGATTACATTCCTGAGGCAGTGAAGAAGCCCTGGGAGAATTTTCACATCACTTTGAAAGGCCTTCAAATGACACTGCATGAAGCCCTGGAGTGGATCTCAGAAGACCTGAGTTACTTCCAGACAGACATCAGTGCAGATGAGGAGGAGACAATTGAAAGCTCTGAGATGAAAATAAGCCATCCAATGACATGGTTGGTGAGAAAATCCTCTGAGTATGGTAAATATTTCAGTGATGCCTGTCCCAGTATTGCCCCAAAGCTGTGCCAGTCGAACCCTGGCAGTTTAACTCCTTTCATGAAACGCATGATCATTTACCGGCTTGGTGGGGGGAATATAACTTCCATCTTCTCCCTTCTGACTGACCAGAAAGAAAGAGACCAAGTCAAAGTCCTAGAGAATATCATATCTCTCTACCCCAGCAACCCTCTGATGGCCAGGCTGGATCAAATGGATCTCGTCAATTACATAGCAGCTCATATTGCTCTGAGTTGCCTTACAACCCAGTCTCCAAAGTTGGCTGCTCTGAAAGACCTTCAGAAACTCAGTCAGCAGTTCCCAACAGAGAAACGGAAGTGCCTGTCCAGTGCTCTGTTCCTGCTCATCTTGCTCTTCTGGCCAGAAGATCATGACACAGACCCTGAAAAAGAGACCAAATACAACATTGTTCTATCAGCTGTTGAGTACCTCAAAAGGAGCTACTGGACCAAAATGAAAGATATACCACAAAGAAAGAAAAGGATTTACACCCACTTTTTCCTAAGTAATGGAAGTGGGTGGGACAAGATTGTTCACAAAAGCAAGGTTGAAATGATTACTAAGGTCCTCTCCATCTCAGAAAAGAGAATGAAGTGGTTCAGTGGGGAGGTGTGGAAAATGCCAGAGATGGCAAAACTGCTCAGGACTGTGTCTGGGTGGACAGAAGATGGGATAGTCTACCTTGAGGGCCCAAAAGAGAAGAAGTTCCCTATTCCTCATCTGAAAGCAGCCTCCGTGCCCTATGGCAATGAAAACATCACATTCTACTTGGGGTTCACATTTAGAGGACCTGTTGCGTACAACGTCACTGTGAAAAAGTAG